A part of Jiangella alba genomic DNA contains:
- a CDS encoding IclR family transcriptional regulator, whose translation MRPVARTTRRTSVDDDRPASANYHANALARGLALMELLSTGSEPFTLVEISESTGLPKSTLVRLLAVLAEMEYIVRVDERPSYRLGHKVLRLSNAYMSSLDLSVVADRYLAPLADRTGQTANLGMLDGEQVIHVGVHEPDRPIRFHASPGVRDHTYCTGLGKLLLSRLPAERLAEHLPPAPFTRFTDDTVTTMDELTRELRLIERRGYAFDDNERSVGLRCVAVPVELDGEVLAAVSVSGPSGEFGQDRQQFYLERLMETAAELAGDPDTAAAMRIVHSSLRPARSAG comes from the coding sequence ATGAGACCCGTCGCCAGAACCACCCGCCGCACCTCGGTCGACGACGATCGGCCGGCGTCGGCCAACTACCACGCGAACGCACTCGCGCGCGGCCTCGCGCTAATGGAGCTGCTGTCGACCGGATCCGAGCCGTTCACGCTGGTCGAGATCAGCGAGTCGACCGGTCTGCCGAAGAGCACGCTGGTCCGGCTGCTCGCGGTGCTGGCGGAGATGGAGTACATCGTCCGCGTCGACGAGCGGCCGTCGTACCGGCTCGGGCACAAGGTGCTGCGGCTGTCCAACGCGTACATGTCGTCGCTGGACCTGTCCGTCGTCGCCGACCGGTACCTCGCGCCGCTGGCCGACCGCACCGGGCAGACGGCGAACCTGGGCATGCTCGACGGCGAGCAGGTGATCCACGTCGGCGTGCACGAGCCGGACCGGCCGATCCGGTTCCACGCCAGCCCCGGCGTGCGCGACCACACCTACTGCACCGGGCTGGGCAAGCTGCTGCTCTCGCGGCTGCCGGCGGAGCGGCTGGCCGAGCACCTCCCGCCGGCCCCGTTCACCCGGTTCACCGACGACACCGTCACCACGATGGACGAGCTGACCCGCGAGCTGCGGCTGATCGAGCGGCGCGGCTACGCCTTCGACGACAACGAGCGCAGCGTCGGCCTGCGCTGCGTCGCCGTTCCCGTCGAGCTGGACGGCGAGGTGCTCGCGGCGGTCAGCGTCTCGGGCCCGTCCGGCGAGTTCGGCCAGGACCGCCAGCAGTTCTATCTGGAGCGGCTGATGGAGACCGCGGCCGAGCTGGCCGGCGACCCCGACACCGCCGCCGCCATGCGCATCGTGCACAGCTCGCTGCGTCCCGCCCGTTCCGCCGGCTAG
- a CDS encoding amidohydrolase family protein — MFDVHTHCHQPEHWGPEWRANWAPVYGQAEAHEFTPEEYDRAMKEGGVSVACVFGLRATAAGVATPNEYVEWFCASTSTETIGFMALDPTDPDVLEQLADGVARGLRGIKLYPVLSLFDARDERFDEFYRAATAAGLVILWHMGATPSPSGSLLVSQPLVVDEVARRHPDLTMVMAHMGHPWQREAMVVCRKNRRVFTDVSASWARPFDGYHALVRAQEWGVVDKLLFGSDFPIWTPAQAVAGLREIAAIRPPTMPYVLPSTLEWLLDGDPREALGLR, encoded by the coding sequence ATGTTCGACGTCCACACCCACTGTCACCAGCCCGAGCACTGGGGCCCGGAGTGGCGGGCCAACTGGGCCCCCGTCTACGGCCAGGCGGAGGCGCACGAGTTCACGCCCGAGGAGTACGACCGGGCGATGAAGGAGGGCGGCGTCTCCGTGGCGTGCGTGTTCGGCCTGCGGGCGACGGCGGCCGGGGTCGCGACGCCGAACGAGTACGTCGAGTGGTTCTGCGCGTCGACCAGCACCGAGACGATCGGGTTCATGGCGCTGGACCCCACCGACCCCGACGTGCTCGAGCAACTGGCCGACGGTGTGGCGCGCGGGCTGCGCGGCATCAAGCTGTACCCCGTCCTGTCGCTGTTCGACGCGCGCGACGAGCGGTTCGACGAGTTCTACCGCGCCGCGACTGCGGCCGGGCTGGTCATCCTGTGGCACATGGGCGCGACGCCGAGCCCGTCCGGTTCGCTCCTGGTCAGCCAGCCGCTGGTGGTCGACGAGGTGGCCCGCCGGCACCCGGACCTCACCATGGTGATGGCGCACATGGGACACCCGTGGCAGCGCGAGGCGATGGTCGTGTGCCGGAAGAACCGGCGCGTCTTCACCGACGTCTCCGCGTCGTGGGCGCGGCCGTTCGACGGGTACCACGCGCTGGTCCGCGCCCAGGAGTGGGGCGTCGTCGACAAGCTGCTGTTCGGCTCGGACTTCCCGATTTGGACGCCGGCGCAGGCGGTCGCGGGGCTGCGCGAGATCGCCGCGATCCGGCCGCCGACGATGCCGTACGTCCTGCCGTCGACGCTCGAGTGGCTGCTCGACGGCGATCCGCGCGAGGCGCTGGGGTTGCGGTGA
- a CDS encoding zinc-binding dehydrogenase, translating into MTAVGTRAAVLWRLGDEPPYAGGTALTVESLELSGPEAGELLVRVEAAGLCHSDLSVINGSRPRPTPMVLGHEAAGVVEAVGPGVIDVAPGDHVVMTFVPSCGHCLECAAGRPAMCTVGAAANGAGRLVAGGTRFGRSGVEFAHHLGVSAFAERTVVSRGSVVVVPPSVPFNVAAMLGCAVLTGFGAVVNTAGVRPGESVVVFGLGGVGLSAVMAAVLAGAHPVVAVDTVPSKLDLASSLGASHLLPATSPDLVPAVRDLTGGGADHAFECVGSAAVLETAFAATARGGATVAVGLPDPSHRSALPAVTLTGEGRVLRGSYMGSAAPARDIPRLIRLWEAGKLPIDRLHTADLAFDGLPAAFDELASGRAVRQLLRPSA; encoded by the coding sequence GTGACGGCGGTCGGCACCCGCGCCGCGGTGCTGTGGCGGCTGGGCGACGAGCCGCCGTACGCCGGTGGCACCGCGCTGACGGTGGAGTCGCTGGAGCTGTCCGGGCCGGAGGCCGGCGAGCTGCTGGTGCGGGTCGAGGCGGCCGGGCTCTGCCACTCCGACCTCTCCGTCATCAACGGCAGCCGGCCGCGGCCGACGCCGATGGTGCTGGGCCACGAGGCGGCCGGCGTCGTCGAGGCCGTCGGCCCCGGCGTCATCGACGTCGCGCCCGGCGACCACGTCGTCATGACGTTCGTGCCGTCGTGCGGGCACTGCCTCGAGTGCGCCGCCGGACGGCCGGCCATGTGCACCGTCGGCGCGGCGGCCAACGGCGCGGGCCGGCTGGTCGCCGGCGGCACCCGGTTCGGCCGTTCCGGCGTGGAGTTCGCCCACCACCTGGGCGTCTCGGCGTTCGCCGAACGGACCGTCGTGTCGCGCGGCTCCGTCGTCGTCGTGCCGCCGTCCGTCCCGTTCAACGTCGCGGCGATGCTCGGCTGCGCCGTCCTCACCGGCTTCGGCGCCGTCGTCAACACGGCCGGCGTGCGGCCGGGGGAGTCGGTGGTCGTGTTCGGGCTGGGCGGGGTGGGGCTGTCCGCGGTCATGGCGGCCGTGCTGGCCGGCGCGCACCCCGTCGTCGCCGTCGACACCGTGCCGTCGAAGCTGGACCTGGCGTCGTCGCTCGGGGCCTCGCACCTCCTGCCGGCCACCTCGCCCGACCTCGTCCCCGCCGTCCGTGACCTCACCGGCGGCGGCGCCGACCACGCCTTCGAGTGCGTCGGCAGCGCCGCCGTTCTCGAGACCGCGTTCGCCGCGACCGCCCGCGGCGGCGCCACCGTCGCCGTCGGCCTCCCCGACCCGTCGCACCGCTCCGCCCTGCCCGCCGTCACCCTGACCGGCGAGGGCCGCGTGCTGCGCGGCTCCTACATGGGCTCGGCCGCGCCGGCCCGCGACATCCCGCGGCTGATCCGGCTGTGGGAGGCCGGCAAGCTGCCCATCGACCGGCTCCACACCGCCGACCTCGCCTTCGACGGCCTCCCCGCCGCCTTCGACGAGCTCGCCTCCGGCCGCGCCGTCCGCCAGCTCCTCCGCCCGTCCGCCTAG
- a CDS encoding VOC family protein has protein sequence MSQKIVPFLWFEDTAEDALTLYTSIFPDARITDLTRYGAGGPFPAGTLQSATFELAGQTFMAINGGPHDRFNDAVSLFVACESQEEIDHYWDALLAGGGTPTQCGWLKDRFGVAWQITPVQLLRYLSDPDPAKAGRTAAAMMSMVKLDLPALTAAYEGTD, from the coding sequence ATGAGCCAGAAGATCGTCCCGTTCCTGTGGTTCGAGGACACCGCCGAGGACGCCCTGACGCTGTACACGTCGATCTTCCCGGATGCGCGCATCACCGACCTGACCCGCTACGGCGCCGGCGGCCCGTTCCCCGCCGGCACCCTCCAGTCGGCGACGTTCGAGCTGGCCGGCCAGACGTTCATGGCGATCAACGGCGGGCCGCACGACCGGTTCAACGACGCCGTCTCGCTGTTCGTCGCCTGCGAGTCGCAGGAGGAGATCGACCACTACTGGGACGCCCTGCTGGCCGGCGGCGGCACGCCGACGCAGTGTGGCTGGCTGAAGGACCGCTTCGGCGTCGCGTGGCAGATCACGCCGGTGCAGCTGCTGCGCTACCTCAGCGACCCGGATCCGGCGAAGGCCGGGCGCACCGCCGCCGCGATGATGTCGATGGTCAAGCTCGACCTCCCCGCCCTGACCGCCGCCTACGAGGGCACGGACTAG
- a CDS encoding carboxypeptidase-like regulatory domain-containing protein: MVRGPVRVAAVAVVAAALTLTAAGAAYAEASYGEITLTGGGGDYSGTVTLPPGFPSTTFTSNSRASASVPSGSSNWISAATPWGEEFGSSQGHPYVNLRPAADAAGSPSTTTYVFDAPTPAAGWGFALGDIDSDTAVVTALDADGDPVAGADLGFEDVFNYCDASPRPSGVCSSGPSAGEPGFDLPAAAVGALSVTLTGNGPDTGGASGWFQPRVALSSLTVEFEWQTGFPVYHTWFASQLRSVAGVVTLDASTPQAGVELTLTGPSGEVIATTSTADDGTYSFPGIAPGDYEVTMTVPDGLVAVGPSTLPVDVAEEDATGVDFDLMPDDTEVYEVPGTVTDPDGEPIPDAEVVLEDADGDVVAETTTDENGDFVLPDVPAGEYELIVTPPGGSPTEIPVTVPVEEPLQVTADPAPTPTPTPTPTPTPTEEPTEQPTEEPTASPTPSPSPTEEPGEELPDTGAGAGPATVAVLLVAAGAAAFAVRRRVIG, encoded by the coding sequence ATGGTACGTGGACCGGTGCGGGTGGCGGCCGTCGCCGTGGTGGCGGCGGCATTGACGCTGACCGCCGCGGGCGCGGCGTACGCGGAGGCGTCGTACGGCGAGATCACGCTGACCGGAGGCGGTGGCGACTACTCGGGGACGGTCACGCTGCCGCCGGGCTTCCCGTCGACGACGTTCACCAGCAACTCGCGGGCGTCCGCCTCGGTGCCGTCCGGCTCGTCGAACTGGATCTCGGCCGCCACGCCGTGGGGCGAGGAGTTCGGGTCCAGCCAGGGTCATCCGTACGTCAACCTGCGCCCGGCCGCCGACGCCGCCGGCTCGCCGTCGACCACCACGTACGTCTTCGACGCGCCGACGCCGGCCGCAGGGTGGGGGTTCGCGCTCGGCGACATCGACTCCGACACCGCCGTCGTGACCGCGCTGGACGCCGACGGCGATCCCGTCGCCGGCGCCGACCTCGGCTTCGAGGACGTCTTCAACTACTGCGACGCGTCGCCGCGGCCGAGCGGCGTGTGCTCGTCCGGCCCGTCCGCCGGCGAGCCCGGCTTCGACCTGCCGGCGGCGGCCGTCGGCGCGTTGTCCGTGACGCTGACCGGCAACGGTCCCGACACCGGCGGCGCGTCCGGCTGGTTCCAGCCACGGGTGGCGCTGTCGTCGCTGACCGTCGAGTTCGAGTGGCAGACCGGCTTCCCCGTCTACCACACCTGGTTCGCGTCGCAGCTGCGCTCGGTCGCGGGGGTCGTGACCCTGGACGCGTCGACGCCGCAGGCCGGGGTTGAGCTGACGCTGACCGGGCCGTCCGGCGAGGTCATCGCGACCACGTCGACCGCCGACGACGGGACGTACTCGTTCCCCGGCATCGCGCCGGGCGACTACGAGGTGACGATGACGGTGCCGGACGGGCTGGTCGCGGTCGGACCGTCGACGCTGCCGGTCGATGTGGCCGAGGAGGACGCGACCGGCGTCGACTTCGACCTGATGCCCGACGACACCGAGGTGTACGAGGTGCCGGGGACGGTCACCGACCCGGACGGCGAGCCGATTCCGGACGCCGAGGTCGTGCTGGAGGACGCCGACGGCGACGTGGTGGCCGAGACCACCACGGACGAGAACGGCGACTTCGTGCTGCCCGACGTGCCGGCCGGCGAGTACGAGCTGATCGTGACGCCGCCGGGTGGGTCGCCGACGGAGATCCCGGTGACGGTGCCGGTCGAGGAGCCGCTGCAGGTGACGGCCGACCCCGCGCCGACGCCGACCCCAACGCCAACGCCGACGCCGACGCCCACTGAGGAGCCGACGGAGCAGCCGACGGAGGAGCCGACCGCGTCGCCGACGCCGTCTCCGTCACCCACGGAGGAGCCGGGCGAGGAGCTGCCCGACACCGGCGCCGGAGCCGGGCCCGCCACCGTCGCCGTCCTGCTCGTGGCCGCCGGCGCCGCCGCCTTCGCCGTCCGCCGCCGCGTCATCGGCTGA
- a CDS encoding ABC transporter permease yields the protein MTAARSRLRPRDTVRVAFSGLRARPLRAVLSALGIAVGIAAMVAVVGISASSREQVNQQLDALGTNLLTVAPSQSFVSEAELPREAVDMVGRLDDVDSVSGVGTVPDAAVYRNDEIDPNQTNALAVSAARTDLLDTVSATMASGRWLDDVLSAFPVVVLGADTAELLGVSRTDGDVQVWLGGEWFTVAGVLDPVPLAPELDTSALIGWPVAESLLGFDGAPTTVYQRVAEGSVDDVRALLPATVDPAAPEEVAVSRPSDALAAQAATDETLTTLLLALGGVALLVGGIGVANTMVIAVLERRSEVGLRRALGATRAHIRRQFLGESVLLAALGGGGGALLGGAATAAFASSREWPFALPVWVLAGAAAATIVVGALAGAYPAARAARMPPTAALSSV from the coding sequence GTGACGGCGGCACGGTCGCGGCTGCGCCCGCGCGACACGGTCCGGGTGGCGTTCTCCGGGCTGCGGGCGCGGCCGCTGCGAGCGGTGCTGTCGGCGCTCGGCATCGCGGTCGGCATCGCGGCGATGGTCGCCGTCGTCGGGATCTCCGCGTCCAGCCGCGAGCAGGTGAACCAGCAGCTCGACGCGCTCGGGACCAACCTGCTGACGGTCGCGCCGAGCCAGTCGTTCGTCAGCGAGGCGGAGCTGCCGCGCGAGGCCGTCGACATGGTCGGCCGGCTCGACGACGTCGACTCGGTGAGCGGGGTCGGGACCGTCCCGGACGCCGCGGTCTACCGCAACGACGAGATCGACCCGAACCAGACCAACGCGCTCGCCGTCAGCGCGGCCCGGACCGACCTGCTGGACACCGTCAGCGCGACGATGGCGTCCGGCCGCTGGCTGGACGACGTGCTCAGCGCGTTCCCGGTGGTGGTGCTGGGCGCCGACACGGCGGAACTGCTCGGGGTCTCGCGCACCGACGGCGACGTGCAGGTGTGGCTGGGCGGCGAGTGGTTCACCGTCGCCGGCGTGCTCGACCCGGTGCCGCTGGCGCCGGAGCTGGACACGTCGGCGCTGATCGGCTGGCCGGTCGCGGAGTCGCTGCTCGGCTTCGACGGCGCGCCGACGACGGTGTACCAGCGGGTGGCCGAGGGCTCGGTCGACGACGTGCGGGCCCTGCTGCCGGCCACCGTCGACCCCGCGGCGCCGGAGGAGGTCGCCGTCAGCCGGCCGTCCGACGCGCTGGCCGCGCAGGCCGCGACCGACGAGACGCTGACGACGCTGCTGCTGGCGCTGGGCGGCGTGGCGCTGCTGGTCGGCGGCATCGGGGTGGCCAACACGATGGTCATCGCGGTGCTGGAGCGGCGCTCGGAGGTCGGGCTGCGGCGAGCGCTGGGCGCCACCCGGGCGCATATCCGGCGGCAGTTCCTCGGCGAGTCGGTGCTGCTGGCGGCGCTCGGCGGCGGAGGAGGCGCGCTGCTCGGCGGCGCGGCGACGGCGGCGTTCGCGTCCAGCCGGGAGTGGCCGTTCGCGCTGCCGGTGTGGGTGCTCGCGGGCGCGGCCGCCGCGACCATCGTCGTCGGGGCGCTGGCCGGGGCCTACCCGGCGGCGCGCGCGGCCCGGATGCCACCGACGGCGGCGCTGTCGTCGGTGTGA
- a CDS encoding ABC transporter ATP-binding protein, which translates to MTVTTAEPVIRLRDVHRRYPGRPPVRALDGVSLSVAPGELVAIVGPSGSGKSTLLNVLGTLDRADAGEVRIDGRDVGTLSDKQLSALRAHSIGFVFQQFFLSPGVSALDNVADGLLYTGVSLRERRRRAARTLARVGLADRLRHRGNELSGGQRQRVAVARALVGRPSFLLADEPTGALDSASGAAVLKLLHELHDGGTTVIVITHDHGVAAELPRQVHILDGRIESDESVAVAS; encoded by the coding sequence ATGACCGTCACGACGGCGGAGCCGGTGATCCGGCTCCGCGACGTCCACCGCCGCTACCCCGGCCGGCCGCCGGTGCGGGCGCTCGACGGCGTCAGCCTGAGCGTCGCGCCCGGCGAGCTGGTCGCGATCGTCGGGCCGTCGGGGTCGGGGAAGTCCACCCTGCTGAACGTCCTCGGCACGCTGGACCGGGCGGACGCCGGCGAGGTGCGCATCGACGGCCGCGACGTCGGCACGCTGTCGGACAAGCAGCTGTCGGCGCTGCGGGCGCACTCGATCGGGTTCGTGTTCCAGCAGTTCTTCCTCTCCCCCGGGGTCAGCGCGCTGGACAACGTCGCCGACGGGCTGCTGTACACGGGGGTGTCGCTGCGCGAGCGGCGCCGCCGGGCGGCCCGGACGCTGGCCCGCGTCGGGCTGGCCGACCGGCTGCGGCACCGCGGGAACGAGCTGTCCGGCGGGCAGCGGCAGCGGGTCGCGGTGGCCCGGGCGCTGGTCGGGCGGCCGTCGTTCCTGCTGGCCGACGAGCCGACCGGGGCGCTGGACTCCGCGTCCGGCGCGGCGGTGCTCAAGCTGCTGCACGAGCTGCACGACGGCGGCACGACGGTCATCGTCATCACCCACGACCACGGGGTGGCGGCCGAGCTGCCACGTCAGGTGCACATCCTGGACGGGCGGATCGAGTCCGACGAGTCCGTCGCGGTGGCGTCGTGA
- a CDS encoding efflux RND transporter periplasmic adaptor subunit has translation MTATLDHQDDLDAELDRPRRRRAKLIWLTLGVIGVAGAGGASWYLTRDDGGEAAGAATGPAATAEVVRDTIAATETWSGTLGHGDALGIPAAQGTLTRVAAADTEVTRGTELFRLDERPVTALLGVIPMYRDLGPGDEGIDVEQLEANLEALGYDGFTADDEYTDNTAEAVEEWQEDIGAAETGTVARSDVVFLPEGGRVGTVYGDLGAPVTPGSPVLDITGTDQVATLEVDVADRDLLAVGTAVTVVLPGGAETAGTVTAATVVEAPAAGGAPGEEETASAEDAVVEIEVALAEPVDAALVGSPVDVVRPVDERPDVLVVPVTALLAVAGGGYGLEVIAADGTTSVVPVELGLFADGRVEVVGDGIAEGDVVGVAGR, from the coding sequence GTGACCGCGACGCTCGACCATCAGGACGACCTCGACGCGGAGCTGGACCGGCCGCGACGGCGCAGGGCGAAGCTGATCTGGCTGACGCTCGGCGTGATCGGCGTGGCCGGCGCCGGCGGCGCGTCCTGGTACCTGACGCGCGACGACGGCGGCGAGGCGGCCGGCGCGGCCACCGGGCCGGCCGCGACCGCCGAGGTGGTGCGCGACACGATCGCCGCCACCGAGACATGGTCCGGCACGCTCGGGCACGGCGACGCGCTCGGCATCCCGGCAGCGCAGGGCACGCTGACGCGGGTCGCGGCGGCCGACACCGAGGTCACCCGCGGCACCGAGTTGTTCCGGCTGGACGAGCGGCCGGTGACGGCCCTGCTCGGCGTGATCCCGATGTATCGCGACCTGGGTCCCGGCGACGAGGGGATCGACGTGGAGCAGCTGGAGGCGAACCTGGAGGCCCTCGGGTACGACGGGTTCACGGCCGACGACGAGTACACCGACAACACCGCCGAGGCGGTCGAGGAGTGGCAGGAGGACATCGGCGCTGCCGAAACAGGAACGGTGGCCCGCTCCGACGTCGTGTTCCTGCCCGAGGGCGGCCGGGTCGGGACGGTGTACGGCGACCTCGGCGCCCCGGTCACGCCGGGGTCGCCGGTCCTCGACATCACCGGCACCGACCAGGTCGCGACGCTGGAGGTGGACGTCGCCGACCGCGACCTGCTCGCCGTCGGCACCGCCGTCACCGTCGTCCTGCCGGGCGGCGCCGAGACCGCCGGCACCGTGACCGCGGCGACGGTGGTGGAGGCGCCCGCCGCGGGCGGCGCGCCCGGCGAGGAGGAGACGGCGAGCGCCGAGGACGCCGTCGTCGAGATCGAGGTGGCGCTGGCCGAGCCGGTGGACGCCGCGCTGGTCGGCTCGCCGGTCGACGTGGTGCGGCCGGTGGACGAGCGGCCGGACGTGCTGGTGGTGCCGGTGACCGCGCTGCTGGCGGTCGCGGGTGGCGGATACGGCCTGGAGGTGATCGCGGCCGACGGCACGACGTCGGTCGTCCCGGTCGAGCTGGGGCTGTTCGCCGACGGCCGGGTCGAGGTCGTCGGCGACGGCATCGCGGAGGGCGACGTCGTGGGGGTGGCCGGGCGATGA
- a CDS encoding sensor histidine kinase: MTLRARLALLTSAAVALAVVAASVAAWLLIRTSLLDEIDHRLLERVPDIEEMARTAAELPEGSGRRISLMVGNEPLGLQTITPDGAVEPGLPPGNEPDALVLDDEEQRMLAGEIDGPLLRSDTIEGEDFRVMTSALADGGALRLVQPLDGVHTTLTRIAWLLAGITGVGVAAAAALGWTTARTGLRPIDRLVDAAEQVATTKDLAHRIDPPGNDRHEVARLAGSVNAMLAALDDARTQQRQLVEDAGHELRTPLTTLRNDLGVLLRSEQHPDRSLAPSDRAGLLRDLEAEAAALSDMVGEIVELARGGAEPEPPLETDLRALVDRAAARTRRVDPAVTVIVAGRPFEAVVHPVLLERAVANLIRNAVQVSPPGGAVEVLLDETADGARVRVLDRGPGISDADLPRIFDRFYRGQAARERHGSGLGLAIVAQAAELHGGAVTAGRRKGGGAAFALVLPQPILSPLLDRP; this comes from the coding sequence GTGACGCTGCGGGCGCGGCTGGCCCTGCTGACGTCGGCCGCGGTGGCGCTGGCGGTGGTCGCGGCCTCCGTCGCCGCCTGGCTGCTGATCCGCACCAGCCTGCTGGACGAGATCGACCACCGGCTGCTCGAGCGCGTCCCCGACATCGAGGAGATGGCGCGGACGGCGGCCGAGCTGCCGGAGGGGTCCGGCCGCCGGATCTCGCTGATGGTGGGCAACGAGCCGCTCGGCCTGCAGACGATCACCCCGGACGGCGCCGTCGAGCCGGGGCTGCCGCCGGGCAACGAGCCGGACGCCCTGGTCCTGGACGACGAGGAGCAGCGCATGCTGGCCGGCGAGATCGACGGGCCGTTGCTGCGCAGCGACACCATCGAGGGCGAGGACTTCCGGGTCATGACGTCCGCGCTGGCCGACGGCGGCGCGTTGCGGCTGGTGCAGCCGCTGGACGGGGTGCACACGACGCTGACGCGGATCGCCTGGCTGCTCGCCGGCATCACCGGCGTCGGCGTGGCCGCGGCCGCCGCGCTGGGCTGGACGACGGCCCGCACCGGGCTGCGTCCGATCGACCGGCTGGTGGACGCCGCCGAGCAGGTCGCGACGACGAAGGACCTCGCGCACCGCATCGACCCGCCGGGCAACGACCGCCACGAGGTCGCGCGGCTGGCCGGCTCGGTGAACGCGATGCTGGCCGCGCTGGACGACGCCCGGACGCAGCAGCGGCAGCTGGTGGAGGACGCCGGCCACGAGCTGCGCACCCCGCTGACGACGCTGCGCAACGACCTCGGCGTCCTGTTGCGCAGCGAGCAGCACCCGGACCGCAGTCTGGCGCCGTCCGACCGGGCCGGGCTGCTGCGCGACCTCGAGGCGGAGGCGGCGGCGCTGTCCGACATGGTCGGCGAGATCGTCGAGCTGGCCCGCGGCGGCGCCGAGCCGGAGCCGCCGCTGGAGACGGATCTGCGCGCGCTGGTCGACCGGGCCGCCGCCCGCACCCGCCGGGTCGACCCGGCCGTCACGGTCATCGTCGCCGGGCGCCCGTTCGAGGCGGTCGTGCACCCGGTGCTGCTGGAGCGGGCGGTCGCGAACCTGATTCGCAACGCCGTCCAGGTCAGCCCGCCGGGCGGCGCCGTCGAGGTGCTGCTGGACGAGACCGCCGACGGCGCCCGGGTGCGGGTGCTGGACCGCGGGCCGGGCATCTCCGACGCCGACCTGCCGCGGATCTTCGACCGCTTCTACCGTGGCCAGGCCGCCCGCGAACGGCACGGCTCCGGGCTGGGGCTGGCCATCGTCGCGCAGGCGGCGGAGCTGCACGGCGGCGCCGTCACGGCCGGACGGCGCAAGGGCGGCGGCGCCGCGTTCGCCCTGGTGTTGCCGCAGCCGATTCTCAGCCCGCTCTTAGACCGGCCCTAA
- a CDS encoding response regulator transcription factor, with translation MRVLVVDDEPVLRESLARSLRFEGYAVTTAADGVEALHRFPDVRPDVLVVDVMMPHLDGIEVCRRLRRDGDRTPVLMLTARDAVRDRVLGLDAGADDYLVKPFAHEELLARLRAMLRRTGSTADEAPLVVGDLRLDPQTWQVRRADRDISLTRTEFGLLELLMRHPRQVLTRAQLYEGVWGCDLDGSTNSLDVYIGYLRKKLESGGEARMLHTVRGVGYTLRAVEP, from the coding sequence GTGCGGGTCCTTGTCGTCGACGACGAGCCGGTGCTCCGGGAGTCCCTGGCGCGGTCGCTGCGCTTCGAGGGCTACGCCGTCACGACCGCGGCCGACGGGGTCGAGGCGCTGCACCGGTTCCCCGACGTGCGCCCGGACGTCCTGGTGGTGGACGTCATGATGCCGCACCTGGACGGCATCGAGGTGTGCCGCCGGCTGCGCCGCGACGGTGACCGCACCCCCGTCCTGATGCTGACCGCCCGCGACGCCGTGCGCGACCGCGTGCTCGGCCTGGACGCCGGCGCCGACGACTACCTGGTGAAGCCGTTCGCCCACGAGGAGCTGCTGGCGCGGCTGCGGGCGATGCTGCGGCGCACGGGATCGACGGCGGACGAGGCGCCGCTGGTGGTCGGCGACCTGCGGCTGGACCCGCAGACGTGGCAGGTGCGGCGGGCGGACCGGGACATCTCGCTGACGCGGACGGAGTTCGGCCTGCTGGAGCTGCTCATGCGCCACCCGCGCCAGGTGCTCACGCGGGCCCAGCTGTACGAGGGCGTCTGGGGCTGCGACCTGGACGGGTCGACGAACTCGCTGGACGTCTACATCGGCTACCTGCGCAAGAAGCTGGAGTCCGGCGGCGAGGCGCGCATGCTGCACACCGTGCGCGGCGTCGGCTACACCCTGCGCGCGGTGGAGCCGTGA
- a CDS encoding DUF4389 domain-containing protein, giving the protein MQEYQPYESPAYPVTFAVDYPDRQLNRLTSFFRLFVAIPIFIVLGSVAGGTWQWSYDQGEAAAAGAGGLLFFGPLLLIVFRQKYPRWWFDWNLELQRFANRVGIYVLLMNDRYPSTDDHQSVHLDYRYPEVRTELNRWLPLVKWLLAIPHYIVLFFLHIGLLVAVIVTWFAVLFTGRYPRGLFDYAEGVLRWQNRVTGYAVTLVTDQYPPFRLGP; this is encoded by the coding sequence ATGCAGGAGTACCAGCCGTACGAGTCCCCCGCGTATCCCGTCACGTTCGCCGTCGACTACCCGGACCGCCAGCTGAACCGGCTCACGTCCTTCTTCCGGTTGTTCGTGGCGATCCCGATCTTCATCGTGCTCGGCAGTGTGGCGGGCGGCACTTGGCAGTGGAGCTACGACCAAGGCGAGGCCGCGGCGGCCGGCGCCGGCGGACTGCTCTTCTTCGGCCCGCTGCTGCTGATCGTGTTCCGGCAGAAGTACCCGCGCTGGTGGTTCGACTGGAACCTCGAGCTGCAGCGCTTCGCCAACCGCGTCGGCATCTACGTGCTGCTGATGAACGACCGCTACCCCTCCACCGACGACCACCAGTCCGTGCACCTGGACTACCGGTACCCGGAGGTGCGCACCGAGCTGAACCGGTGGCTGCCGCTGGTGAAGTGGCTGCTGGCAATCCCGCACTACATCGTGCTGTTCTTCCTGCACATCGGCTTGCTCGTCGCGGTGATCGTCACCTGGTTCGCGGTGCTGTTCACCGGCCGCTACCCGCGCGGGCTGTTCGACTACGCCGAGGGGGTGCTGCGCTGGCAGAACCGGGTCACCGGGTACGCCGTCACGCTGGTGACGGACCAGTACCCGCCGTTCCGCCTCGGCCCCTGA